In Haliaeetus albicilla chromosome 12, bHalAlb1.1, whole genome shotgun sequence, a genomic segment contains:
- the MFSD11 gene encoding UNC93-like protein MFSD11 isoform X2 encodes MSIIYGVFSASNLISPSVVAIVGPQLSMVVSGIFYSLYIAVFIQPAAWAFYTASVFIGIAAAVLWTAQGNCLTVNSDENTIGRNSGVFWALLQSSLFFGNLYIYFAWQGKTRISESDRRTVFIALTVISLVGTVLFFLIRKQEDTKAPGEEDSAKEILGDSSSAQNKMMRAVAAFKKSIKLSFTKEILLLSVTTAYTGLVLTFFSGVYGTCIGAVNRFGSEEKSLIGLSGIFIGVGEILGGGIFGLLSKNNRFGRNPVVMLGIVVHFIAFYLIFFNMPNDAPIAPMEGTDDVAYMIPSKEVAIFCSFLLGLGDSCFNTQLLSILGFLYSEDSAPAFAIFKFVQSICAAVAYFYSNYFLLQWQLLIMVVVGFFGTITFFTVEWQAAAALVARSSDYSSI; translated from the exons ATGTCCATTATTTATGGAGTATTCTCTGCATCAAATCTCATATCACCTTCAGTGGTTGCAATAGTAGGACCTCAACTCTCCATGGTTGTTAGTGGCATATTTTATAG CCTGTATATTGCAGTTTTTATCCAACCTGCTGCATGGGCTTTCTACactgcttctgtttttattgGCATTGCAGCTGCTG TACTCTGGACAGCACAGGGAAATTGCTTGACTGTAAATTCTGATGAAAACACCATTGGAAGGAACAGTGGAGTATTTTGGGCACTCTTACAGTCCAG CTTGTTTTTTGGAAACCTCTATATATACTTCGCTTGGCAAGGAAAAACTCGCATATCAG AGAGTGATCGCAGAACTGTCTTCATTGCTCTGACTGTTATCAGTCTTGTGGGCACAGTTCTGTTCTTTCTGATTAGGAAACAAGAGGATACAAAAGCTCCAGGGGAGGAAGATTCTGCTAAAGAAATCCTGGGGGACAGCTC GTCtgcacaaaacaaaatgatgagAGCAGTGGCTGCCTTCA AGAAATCTATAAAGCTAAGCTTCACCAAAGAGATTCTGCTTCTCAGTGTTACAACAGCCTACACAG GTTTAGTATTAACATTCTTTTCTGGAGTATATGGAACATGTATTGGTGCTGTGAATAGGTTTGGCAGTGAAGAGAAAAGCCTTATTGGTCTCTCTGGTATTTTTATTGGTGTTGGAGAAATTTTGG GTGGAGGAATCTTTGGCTTACTGAGCAAGAATAATCGCTTTGGGAGGAACCCTGTTGTGATGCTTGGCATAGTTGTCCATTTCATagccttttatttaatttttttcaacatgCCAAATGATGCCCCTATTGCTCCTATGGAAGGAACCGATGATGTTGCTTATATGATTCCAAG caAAGAGGTGGCCATATTCTGCAGCTTTCTGTTGGGCCTGGGAGACAGCTGCTTTAACACCCAGCTTCTCAGTATTTTAGGATTCCTGTATTCAGAAGACAGTGCTCCTGCCTTTGCCATCTTCAAGTTTGTTCAG tccATCTGTGCTGCAGTTGCATATTTCTACAGCAACTACTTCCTTCTGCAGTGGCAACTCCTGATCATGGTGGTTGTGGGCTTCTTTGGAACAATTACCTTCTTTACAGTGGAGtggcaagcagcagcagctcttgttGCCCGTAGCTCAGACTACAGCAGCATTTGA
- the MFSD11 gene encoding UNC93-like protein MFSD11 isoform X1, with amino-acid sequence MSPESKKLFNIIILGVSFMFIFTAFQTCGNIAQTVITNLNNTDFHGSGYTSMSIIYGVFSASNLISPSVVAIVGPQLSMVVSGIFYSLYIAVFIQPAAWAFYTASVFIGIAAAVLWTAQGNCLTVNSDENTIGRNSGVFWALLQSSLFFGNLYIYFAWQGKTRISESDRRTVFIALTVISLVGTVLFFLIRKQEDTKAPGEEDSAKEILGDSSSAQNKMMRAVAAFKKSIKLSFTKEILLLSVTTAYTGLVLTFFSGVYGTCIGAVNRFGSEEKSLIGLSGIFIGVGEILGGGIFGLLSKNNRFGRNPVVMLGIVVHFIAFYLIFFNMPNDAPIAPMEGTDDVAYMIPSKEVAIFCSFLLGLGDSCFNTQLLSILGFLYSEDSAPAFAIFKFVQSICAAVAYFYSNYFLLQWQLLIMVVVGFFGTITFFTVEWQAAAALVARSSDYSSI; translated from the exons atgtctCCTGAATCAAAAAAACTTTTCAACATAATTATTTTGGGAGTCTCGTTTATGTTTATATTCACTGCTTTCCAAACATGTGGAAATATTGCG CAAACAGTTATCACAAATTTGAACAACACGGATTTTCATGGCAGTGGCTACACAAG CATGTCCATTATTTATGGAGTATTCTCTGCATCAAATCTCATATCACCTTCAGTGGTTGCAATAGTAGGACCTCAACTCTCCATGGTTGTTAGTGGCATATTTTATAG CCTGTATATTGCAGTTTTTATCCAACCTGCTGCATGGGCTTTCTACactgcttctgtttttattgGCATTGCAGCTGCTG TACTCTGGACAGCACAGGGAAATTGCTTGACTGTAAATTCTGATGAAAACACCATTGGAAGGAACAGTGGAGTATTTTGGGCACTCTTACAGTCCAG CTTGTTTTTTGGAAACCTCTATATATACTTCGCTTGGCAAGGAAAAACTCGCATATCAG AGAGTGATCGCAGAACTGTCTTCATTGCTCTGACTGTTATCAGTCTTGTGGGCACAGTTCTGTTCTTTCTGATTAGGAAACAAGAGGATACAAAAGCTCCAGGGGAGGAAGATTCTGCTAAAGAAATCCTGGGGGACAGCTC GTCtgcacaaaacaaaatgatgagAGCAGTGGCTGCCTTCA AGAAATCTATAAAGCTAAGCTTCACCAAAGAGATTCTGCTTCTCAGTGTTACAACAGCCTACACAG GTTTAGTATTAACATTCTTTTCTGGAGTATATGGAACATGTATTGGTGCTGTGAATAGGTTTGGCAGTGAAGAGAAAAGCCTTATTGGTCTCTCTGGTATTTTTATTGGTGTTGGAGAAATTTTGG GTGGAGGAATCTTTGGCTTACTGAGCAAGAATAATCGCTTTGGGAGGAACCCTGTTGTGATGCTTGGCATAGTTGTCCATTTCATagccttttatttaatttttttcaacatgCCAAATGATGCCCCTATTGCTCCTATGGAAGGAACCGATGATGTTGCTTATATGATTCCAAG caAAGAGGTGGCCATATTCTGCAGCTTTCTGTTGGGCCTGGGAGACAGCTGCTTTAACACCCAGCTTCTCAGTATTTTAGGATTCCTGTATTCAGAAGACAGTGCTCCTGCCTTTGCCATCTTCAAGTTTGTTCAG tccATCTGTGCTGCAGTTGCATATTTCTACAGCAACTACTTCCTTCTGCAGTGGCAACTCCTGATCATGGTGGTTGTGGGCTTCTTTGGAACAATTACCTTCTTTACAGTGGAGtggcaagcagcagcagctcttgttGCCCGTAGCTCAGACTACAGCAGCATTTGA
- the SRSF2 gene encoding serine/arginine-rich splicing factor 2, whose product MSYGRPPPDVEGMTSLKVDNLTYRTSPDTLRRVFEKYGRVGDVYIPRDRYTKESRGFAFVRFHDKRDAEDAMDAMDGAVLDGRELRVQMARYGRPPDSHHSRRGPPPRRYGSSGYGRRSRSPRRRRRSRSRSRSRSRSRSRSRYSRSKSRSRTRSRSRSTSKSRSARRSKSKSSSVSRSRSRSRSRSRSRSPPPASKRESNSRSRSKSPPKSPEEEGAVSS is encoded by the exons ATGAGCTACGGGCGCCCTCCGCCGGACGTGGAGGGCATGACGTCCCTCAAGGTGGACAACCTGACCTACCGAACGTCCCCGGACACGCTCCGGAGGGTCTTTGAGAAGTACGGCCGCGTGGGCGACGTCTACATCCCCCGGGACCGCTACACCAAGGAGAGCCGCGGCTTCGCCTTCGTCCGCTTCCACGACAAACGCGACGCCGAGGACGCGATGGACGCCATGGATGGGGCCGTGCTGGATGGCCGTGAGCTCCGCGTGCAGATGGCCCGCTACGGCCGCCCCCCCGACTCGCACCACAGCCGGCGtggcccgccgccgcgccgctaCGGGAGCAGCGGCTACGGCCGCCGCAGCCGCAG CCCTAGAAGACGACGCCGCAGCCGATCTAGGAGCAGGAGCCGCTCTAGATCCCGCAGTCGGTCCCGCTACAGTCGATCCAAATCCCGGTCTCGCACACGCTCTCGGTCTCGCTCCACCTCGAAGTCCAGGTCTGCCAGGAGATCCAAGTCAAAGTCCTCGTCTGTCTCCAGATCCCGGTCCAGGTCAAGATCCCGGTCCAGATCTAGAAGCCCTCCCCCTGCCTCAAAGAGGGAATCCAATTCTAGATCCAGGTCTAAGAGCCCTCCCAAGTCTCCGGAAGAAGAAGGAGCTGTATCTTCCTAG